A DNA window from Lepidochelys kempii isolate rLepKem1 chromosome 9, rLepKem1.hap2, whole genome shotgun sequence contains the following coding sequences:
- the LOC140917603 gene encoding glycine receptor subunit alpha-4 isoform X2 — protein sequence MDQQDPGPTHRLVSGKEEIQSTSRGSTQPMSPSDFLDKLMGKTSGYDARIRPNFKGVPVNVTCNIFINSFGSVTETTMDYRVNVFLRQQWNDPRLAYREYPDDSLDLDPSMLDSIWKPDLFFANEKGANFHEVTTDNKLLRIFKNGNVLYSIRLTLILSCPMDLKNFPMDIQTCTMQLESFGYTMNDLIFEWLEEQEAVQVAEGLTLPQFILRDEKDLGYCTKYYNTGKFTCIEVKFHLERQMGYYLIQMYIPSLLIVILSWVSFWINMDAAPARVGLGITTVLTMTTQSAGSRASLPKVSYVKAIDIWMAVCLLFVFAALLEYAAVNFISRQHKEFIRLRRRQRRQRMEEEVVRESRFYFRGYGLGHCLHVKDGSTMEGPSIYSPAPPTPFLREGEAILRRYVDRAKRIDTISRAVFPFTFLVFNIFYWVIYKVLRSEDIHQAP from the exons ATGGACCAGCAGGACCCTGGGCCCACGCATAG GCTGGTTTCAGGGAAAGAGGAGATTCAATCCACTTCCAGAGGCTCTACCCAGCCTATGTCACCCTCTGATTTCCTGGACAAGCTCATGGGAAAAACGTCAGGATACGACGCCCGGATTCGACCTAACTTCAAAG GCGTGCCTGTCAACGTGACATGCAACATCTTCATCAACAGCTTCGGCTCCGTCACAGAAACCACCATG GATTACCGGGTGAACGTCTTCCTGCGCCAGCAGTGGAACGACCCCCGCCTGGCATACAGGGAGTACCCAGACGACTCGCTGGACCTGGACCCCTCCATGCTGGACTCCATCTGGAAGCCAGATTTGTTCTTTGCCAACGAGAAGGGGGCCAACTTCCATGAGGTCACCACCGACAACAAGCTGCTGCGCATCTTCAAGAATGGCAACGTGCTCTACAGCATCAG GCTGACGCTGATCCTCTCTTGCCCCATGGATCTCAAGAACTTCCCCATGGACATCCAGACGTGCACCATGCAGCTGGAGAGCT TTGGCTACACCATGAATGACCTGATCTTTGAGTGGCTGGAAGAGCAAGAAGCTGTCCAAGTGGCAGAGGGCTTGACGCTCCCACAGTTTATTCTGAGGGATGAAAAGGATTTGGGCTATTGTACAAAGTATTACAACACAG GAAAATTCACCTGCATCGAGGTGAAGTTCCACCTAGAGAGACAAATGGGCTATTACCTGATCCAGATGTACATTCCCAGCCTGTTAATTGTCATCCTCTCCTGGGTCTCCTTTTGGATCAATATGGATGCTGCACCCGCCCGTGTAGGGCTGGGGATCACCACAGTGCTGACCATGACCACCCAGAGCGCGGGCTCCCGGGCCTCTCTGCCAAAG GTCTCCTACGTGAAGGCCATTGACATCTGGATGGCCGTGTGCCTGCTCTTTGTCTTCGCCGCCCTGCTGGAATACGCGGCCGTCAACTTCATCTCCCGCCAGCACAAGGAGTTCATACGCCTGCGCAGGAGGCAGCGGCGCCAGAGGATG GAGGAAGAGGTCGTCCGTGAGAGCCGCTTCTACTTCCGTGGCTACGGCCTAGGCCACTGCCTGCATGTGAAGGATGGCAGCACCATGGAGGGTCCCAGCATCTACAGCCCCGCTCCACCGACACCCTTcctgagggagggagaggcaatCCTTAGGCGCTATGTCGACAGGGCCAAGCGGATCGACACTATCTCCCGAGCCGTCTTCCCCTTCACCTTCCTGGTGTTTAACATCTTCTACTGGGTGATCTACAAAGTGCTGCGGTCCGAGGACATCCACCAGGCACCCTGA
- the LOC140917603 gene encoding glycine receptor subunit alpha-4 isoform X1, whose protein sequence is MKTLALGTVSFFVFCLLQEHIPPRLVSGKEEIQSTSRGSTQPMSPSDFLDKLMGKTSGYDARIRPNFKGVPVNVTCNIFINSFGSVTETTMDYRVNVFLRQQWNDPRLAYREYPDDSLDLDPSMLDSIWKPDLFFANEKGANFHEVTTDNKLLRIFKNGNVLYSIRLTLILSCPMDLKNFPMDIQTCTMQLESFGYTMNDLIFEWLEEQEAVQVAEGLTLPQFILRDEKDLGYCTKYYNTGKFTCIEVKFHLERQMGYYLIQMYIPSLLIVILSWVSFWINMDAAPARVGLGITTVLTMTTQSAGSRASLPKVSYVKAIDIWMAVCLLFVFAALLEYAAVNFISRQHKEFIRLRRRQRRQRMEEEVVRESRFYFRGYGLGHCLHVKDGSTMEGPSIYSPAPPTPFLREGEAILRRYVDRAKRIDTISRAVFPFTFLVFNIFYWVIYKVLRSEDIHQAP, encoded by the exons GCTGGTTTCAGGGAAAGAGGAGATTCAATCCACTTCCAGAGGCTCTACCCAGCCTATGTCACCCTCTGATTTCCTGGACAAGCTCATGGGAAAAACGTCAGGATACGACGCCCGGATTCGACCTAACTTCAAAG GCGTGCCTGTCAACGTGACATGCAACATCTTCATCAACAGCTTCGGCTCCGTCACAGAAACCACCATG GATTACCGGGTGAACGTCTTCCTGCGCCAGCAGTGGAACGACCCCCGCCTGGCATACAGGGAGTACCCAGACGACTCGCTGGACCTGGACCCCTCCATGCTGGACTCCATCTGGAAGCCAGATTTGTTCTTTGCCAACGAGAAGGGGGCCAACTTCCATGAGGTCACCACCGACAACAAGCTGCTGCGCATCTTCAAGAATGGCAACGTGCTCTACAGCATCAG GCTGACGCTGATCCTCTCTTGCCCCATGGATCTCAAGAACTTCCCCATGGACATCCAGACGTGCACCATGCAGCTGGAGAGCT TTGGCTACACCATGAATGACCTGATCTTTGAGTGGCTGGAAGAGCAAGAAGCTGTCCAAGTGGCAGAGGGCTTGACGCTCCCACAGTTTATTCTGAGGGATGAAAAGGATTTGGGCTATTGTACAAAGTATTACAACACAG GAAAATTCACCTGCATCGAGGTGAAGTTCCACCTAGAGAGACAAATGGGCTATTACCTGATCCAGATGTACATTCCCAGCCTGTTAATTGTCATCCTCTCCTGGGTCTCCTTTTGGATCAATATGGATGCTGCACCCGCCCGTGTAGGGCTGGGGATCACCACAGTGCTGACCATGACCACCCAGAGCGCGGGCTCCCGGGCCTCTCTGCCAAAG GTCTCCTACGTGAAGGCCATTGACATCTGGATGGCCGTGTGCCTGCTCTTTGTCTTCGCCGCCCTGCTGGAATACGCGGCCGTCAACTTCATCTCCCGCCAGCACAAGGAGTTCATACGCCTGCGCAGGAGGCAGCGGCGCCAGAGGATG GAGGAAGAGGTCGTCCGTGAGAGCCGCTTCTACTTCCGTGGCTACGGCCTAGGCCACTGCCTGCATGTGAAGGATGGCAGCACCATGGAGGGTCCCAGCATCTACAGCCCCGCTCCACCGACACCCTTcctgagggagggagaggcaatCCTTAGGCGCTATGTCGACAGGGCCAAGCGGATCGACACTATCTCCCGAGCCGTCTTCCCCTTCACCTTCCTGGTGTTTAACATCTTCTACTGGGTGATCTACAAAGTGCTGCGGTCCGAGGACATCCACCAGGCACCCTGA